The DNA segment TCCGGGACGAACACATCAACAAGAAAGTGAAGGTCCTGTCGGGGGGCGAACGCGCTCGGCTTTGCATGGCAGGCTTGCTGCTTGGCACTGCCAACGTCTTGGTGCTGGACGAACCGGGCAACCACTTGGATGTCGAAACCGTCGAGGCGCTCGCCGAAGCGATGGATCTCTACAAGGGCACCGTTATCTTCACCAGCCACGATCGCCACTTCGTCGGACGCGTTGCGACTCGCGTGATCGAAGTTCGTGACGGCACCGCCAAGACCTACTTTGGCGATTACGACAGCTACCTAAAAACAGTCGAAGACGAAATCGACGAAGGCGAACGCCAACGCGGCAAGGTGCCGCCACCGGCAGCCGCAGAAGCACCGAAAGCCAAAGGCGAAGTCCACCGGGAACGAGGCAAGGACGGACGCAAAGCCGAGAAAGAGCTCAAAAACTTGGAAAAGAAGATCGCGAAGCTAGACGACGAAAAAAAAGAACTGTCGAAGAAGATGCTGACCGAAACGAATCCCGAAAAAGCGATGAAGCAACATGAGGAAATCGAGAAGCTGAACGCCGAACTGGCCGAGTGCGAAGAAAAATGGCTGGAGCTGAGCGACTTTTCGTAAGCTTCGTTCGAGAAAAAAGTGCCTGACCTGAGTACCGGGTCCGAATTTACCGGCCGTAACGGTTGCGTCGGTGGTTTCATTTTGATCGCGCATTGAGCCTCCATTGGCTCGATACCTTGAGCGTACCTTCAATGCCTCAAGGATGAGCGTGAAAAATGCGTCTACGATGTGCTGCTGCCGCAGCTTGCCTATTATTTTGGGGCACCCCTGCGAGTGCTGACCACCCCAATCGCAAGAGCTTGGCGGACAAGCACGCGCCCGCCGGCATTGTCGGTGACCACTTGCACAGCAAGGGTGAGTGGATGGTCGAGTACAAGTACATGGTGATGTCGATGGAAGACAATCGCATCGGCGAGAACTCCATCAGCGGCCAAGACGCGCTAGGACCGGCCGGGCCGCCGCCAGGCATTGTGGTCAACGGTATCCGCACCAACGCAGGTGCCGCGCCAACTCAAATGACCATGGAAATGCATATGGCACACGTCATGTACGGTCTGAACGATGACGTGACGCTGTACACGATGGCGATGCTGCCAAGCTTGACGATGGACCATATCCGCGGCGACGGAAACCCAGCCGGACGTGGCGGAGACTTCACGACTCACAACAGCGGCTTTGGCGACACGTCGATCGGCGCCTTGCTGCGTCTATACAGCACCGATTCTCAAGACTTTATCTTCAACCTTGGTTGCTCGGTCCCGACCGGCGACATCTATCGCGAATCGACGGCGCCGACCGCCGGCCTGGTATCCCAACCGCTGCCGTATCCGATGCGGCTGGGCAGCGGGACGTTCAACGCGCGGCCGGGCATGACCTGGAAATACTATCGTGATTGGTGGAGTGGCGGAGTGCAGTTTCAAACAGACCTTCCGATCGGACGCAACTATCGCGGGTACAGCGTCAGCGACGAGTTCCGACTCAATTCGTGGACCAGCGTGTTGCTTACCGAAAACTGGTCGGTCTCGCTTCGTGGCGAGCACTTGTGGCGAACGAACTACGACGGTGCGGACTCGGCGACGCCAGACATGTTGATCTCCACAAACGTCGAAAGCTTCCGGGGCGGATACTGGTACAACCTCGGCTTGGGAACGCAAATCATGGCGGCAGGCCACTACTTCAACCTTGAATTCGTTCCCACCATTGCCCAAGACCTAGAGGGCATCCAGCTGGAAACGGACTACTCGGTGATCGCGAGCTGGTCGAAAGCTTGGTAACGGGTGCTTGGCAAAAAGGCGGGTGCAAAAGCCCGGTAAAAAGCGGCCGCCGAGAAAAGCGAGTTGGCAGAACGTGGCTTAGCAGACACAATCAGTCTTCGTGCTGACCTGAAAACCGCTACCTAGTTCCGTCCTATGCCCAGCTTTCCACCTCCACCGCTTCGCATCGGCGACCTTGTCGTTGACCCGCCGATCTTGCAAGCCCCGATGGCGGGCTTCACCAACGCGGCGTTTCGACACATCGTTCGCCAATTTGGCGGCGCTGGCCTACTGGCGACCGAAATGGTGAATGCTCGCGGGTTTGTGTGGCTGGACGAAAACGATGCCGAACACCCCGACCGACTGTGGGGCGTCGCCGACGAACCGCGTCCGCTAGCGGTCCAGATCTGGGACAACGATCCCGAAACGATGGCTAAAGTCGGACGCCGACTGACCGAGGAATACAAGGTCAGCGTCGTCGACATCAATTTCGGCTGCCCCGTTCGCCAAGTCACCGAAAAAGCACACAGCGGCAGCTACCTGCTTCGCGAGCCCAATCGCATGTCGGCCATCATCAGCCAGTTGGTCAAAGCCTGCACACCGACGCCCGTCACCGCCAAAATTCGACTCGGTTGCAGCCGAACCCAAATCAATTGCAACGAGATCGCTCGCGTGGTTGAGGAAGCCGGCGCGGCGGCACTGACCGTTCATGGACGCACCGCAGCCGACATGTTCACCGGCAACGCCGACTGGGATCGGATCAGCGAGATCAAGGCCCACCTGAAACACATCCCACTGATCGGCAACGGCGACCTGGACTCGGCCGAAAAAGTCGTCGCAGCCTTCAAGAACTACAACGTCGATGGCGTGATGATCGCACGTGCCTGCCTTGGCCGGCCATGGCTGTTTGCGCAAGCGGCAGCGGCACTGCGAGGGGAACCTGTCCCGCCGGAACCCACAATCGCCCAGCAACGCGACGTGATGATCGACCACTACCAACTGGTGGTTGACCGGTTCGGAGAAGACAAAGGCACCGTACTGATGCGCAAGTACGCGTGCTGCTATGCCCAAGGCAAACGTGGCGCCCGGTTTTTCCGAACGCACGTTGCCAAAGTCTCAACCGCCGAAGAATTCTACAACGTCGTGGACGAGTACTTTCCGAACGCCGAAGTCGCGACGACCTAAACGAACTGACCTACGACTTCTTCAACGAGTCGCGAATTTCACGTAGCAGCAAGACGTCTTCGGATGGCTCTTTGACTTCTTCGGCTTGCTTTTTTTCGTAGCGAGCCTTGACGGAATTCATCACCTTGACTGCCACAAAAATGGCAGCGGCAACCAGCAAGAAGTCAACAACGGTCTGAATGAAAGGACCGTAATTCAGAATCGGATAGTCCTGCATCGCCATGACGGGCGAACCGTCTGCTGCCTTTTCAACCGTTCCATCGGGCAACAACTTTGGCGACTCCGTTTTGACTGTGTACGCCATTTCGCTGAAATTAACGCCGTATTTGGCCGTCAACAAATTAAGCGGCGGCATCACAATGTTGGCGACGAATGACGAAACAATCTTGCCGAATGCGGCACCGATTACGACACCAACGGCCAAGTCGACGACGCTACCGCGCATCGCAAACTCACGAAACTCTTTTAACATCCCCATCGCAACGATTCCTTCAAAAGCACTAGTAATCCAACGCCATGGTCAAAACATCTGACGGACGTAATCCGAGAAGTCTTGCATGCTAGTGGGCAAAATGCCAGTACCAACGACGACAGGACCGTCCTCTGGATTGTCAGGGCGCGTTCCATGACTCCCCCTGACCAATGAAGGATCCAGCGGAATCACGTCCATTTTGTAGCGAAAACCAAGTTTCTTCTGCGCCACGCGAGCGACCGCGCGTAGCTTGCTGGTCGCGAATAATTCACAGGGGTCGTACCCTGGCTTGCGATGAATATCGACCGTCCGCGCAAAGTCGGGAGCCATGTGATCGTCGAGCCAGTAATAATAGGTAAACCAAGCATCCGGTTCAGCCAGCGCGATCAGTTCGCCACTGCGAGGATGGTCGAGCTCCAACTGCTCCGGCGCAACCACCTGTGACACACCAGGCGTTGCCTGCAAACGGTCCCGAACGTCACCGATCATTGCCGGGTCGCGAACGTAGACATGAGCCAACTGATGATCGGCCACCGCAAAAGCCGCCGACTCGCCCGGGATCATCATCTCGCCAAACGGGCCTCCCCGGATACCCAGCCATCCGGCTTCACGAAGCACGCGATTGATGGAAACAGGACGACTGACCGGCACCAAACCGTATTCCGAAACGACGATCGGCGTCGCACCAATTTCGTTAGCCGCATCAATGATTCGGCCCGCCGCAGCGTCAACTTCGGCGACCCGAGCGGGGTCATGAACGGGCAGACGCTGGAAGTCGTAATCGAGATGCGGCAGGTAAGCGAGCGTCAACGCTGGCCGCTTTTCCCGCATCACAATTGCTGTCGCATCGGCGATCCAGTCACTGCTGGGCAAGCCCGCGTTAGGCCCCCAAAACGAAAAGAACGGAAACGGCCCAAGCTTCTTCGTTAGCTCGCATCCGGTGTGATCCAAGATGTCGAACGCCTTCGATCCGTCACATCCGTAGTGCGGTTTCGGGGTTGCCGAATACTTTACGCCCGATGATTGGTTGAACCACCAAAACATCTTCGCCGTTTCGATACCGTCATAGAACATTGGACCCTGCACTAGAGAATTAGCTTGTTGCCAAAACCGAATTTCCTGCGTATCGCGGTAGTACCAGCCGTTGCCAACGATTCCGTGGTCGCGTGGCGCAAGCCCCGTCAACATCGTTGCCTGCGACGTGCAAGTCACCGCCGGCAGCGGGCTCTGCCACGCCGAACCGGATCCGATCGCTCGGATTCGCGGCGCATGTTCTAGCAATCGAGGCGTCAGGCCGACGACATTGATGATGCAAACACGGCTCATGATTTCGGCACATCGACTCGCTTGATTTCGCCGCTTTTGTAGCGTTTCCAATACGAATCGAGCTGCCGCTTGACGACGCCGCTAAGCAAGAACACACCCAACAAGTTTGGAAAGCTCATCCCCAAAATCATCAGATCGCTGAAATCAAGAATGTTGCCACGCGTGATAACTGATCCGAGAACCGTGAACAATAAAAACAGCAACTTGTAGATCACCGATGTTCGCTCGCCAAACAATTCGACCCAACAGCGTTCGCCATAGTACGACCAACTGATGCAAGTCGAATAGGCAAACAAGACGACTGCAAAATACAAGATATAACGGAACCATGCGTGACCACCGTTGGCAAACGCATACAAAGTAATCTTGGCACCTTGATCGGCTTCGATCGCGGCCCCCAACTCAGGCGCGTTGTAGGCACCGGTGACGACAACGACCAAGGCGGTGATTGTGCAAACCACGACCGTATCGATGAACGGTTCAAGCAATGCAACAATGCCTTCGCTGACAGGCTCATCCGTCTTGGCGGCCGAGTGAACAATCGCTGCCGAACCAACGCCGGCTTCATTGCTGAACACCGCCCGCTTGATCCCGATGACCAACACGCCCAAGAACCCGCCGTAAGCGGCCTGAGGCGTGAACGCTTCGGTCACGATCAAGACAACCGCACTGGGGACCGCTGCATAATTTTTCGCCAAGATGTAAAGCGCTGCCATGACATAGGCCAAGCACATGAACGGTACGACTTTGCCCGCAACGGCGCCAATGCTCTTGATCCCGCCCACGATCACGATGCCAACCAAGAACGCCATCAACAGCCCATAGACGACAGGATGCGTTTGCAGAATGGGAATGTCACCACGAATCGCTTCGAGCGACTGCCCAATTTGGAACGCATTACCACCGCCGAAACTGGCACCAATACAAAGCAACATGAACACGACCGCCAAGATGCGACCTAGACCTGCATAGCCAACGTCGGCCAAACCAGTTCGCAGGTAACGCATCGGACCACCGAGCACATGTCCGTCCGTATCGGTCACTCGGTAGAGTTGCCCAAGGGTGCACTCAGCAAACTTTGACGTCATGCCAAGAAAACCAATCATGATGATCCAAAGCGTCGCTCCCGGACCACCCGTCCCGATTGCGATTGCAACTCCGGCAATGTTCCCTAAACCGACGGTTGCCGAAAGGGCGGCGGCCAACGCCTGAAAGTGAGAGACCTCCCCTGGCTCGTCTGGGTTATCGTAAGCGCCGCGAGTCAGATCAATCGCATGCCGAAACGCTCGAAAGTTGATGAACCCCATTTTCAAGGTCAAAAAGATGGCACCGAACAACAGCCAAACGACCACGAACGGGATCTTCGTGCCCAACCACGTCTCGGATCCAAAGCCATAGAAAATCACGGCGGCAGTAGGGCCAACGACGTAGGTGCCAAAGGCGTTGTCGATCTGTTTCGAAAGCGTTACTGGCAGTTCCGATTGATCGGAAGCTTCCAGCTCGGAAACCGAACCGGGATCTTCGCTTTCCAACGCATCGCCTACGACCTCCGATACCTGAGCAACGTCGGCCCCGGGATCGGTCGGCGAGTCCGATTGGGCAAGCGTGACCGCCGGCAACAGAAACACGGCGAGGACTGGTACAGCGAGACAACTAGCTCGCAATGACAGGCGACTTAGAGTGGGCATGGAGACCTGAAGGGAGAAATGGCATTCGAAAAGTCCAATTCCCCTCAAACTAAAGCCTAACCCGAGCCAAAGCGACACCTACGGCCGCATCAGAAGCGGACAAGCAAAAAAAACTTAAAAAAAGTTGGTTTCCTGTTCGCCACTTGGCTTAAATATCGCCAAATCTAGTGCACACCAATGGCAGCGACGCACGAAAGGCCCGTTTCCATTTGCTGGAAAATCACAGCAAACTGGACACAAACGCGACGAAGAGCATCGCGTTGAAAAGAGAGGTAAAAGTGGTTAGAGGCGGGCTCGAACCGCCGACACCGGCCTTTTCAGGGCCGTGCTCTACCAACTGAGCTATCTAACCATCGCAGAGACCCAACTTTGAGTGCGAAACAGCTAAAAAGCGGCTGCACACGAATGTTGGTTGAATCAACGGATGAGGATCGTAGGGTATGATGCTAGGCGTCGTCAATCGGTATGCCAAGTGACTTGACACTCCGATCAAAAAACACACACATTTCCCAAACAAAGCAACCCGACAGAGGGGAACGAGCAGCAACTACGACACCAGCCTGCCCCTTTTTAGCGAACCTCTACACCCATCAAAACCGATTTTCATGCCAACCACCATCAAAACATCCGCAAACCCCGCAACCATGGTCGCTCGACGATGGGTTGCGGCAATGGTTTTGACATATGCGTTCTTGGGAATGAACGCAAAATCTGCGTCCGCGTATACACCCGAGGACCCAATTGTCCAGAAGATGATTGACGGTGGGATCAGCTACCTGGAATCGTTGCCCGCCGACAACTCGAATGAGAACGGCGGCACAACCGGACTGACCGGATACGCGCACTTCAAGGTTCGCCATGATGCCGAGAATCCGGTAGTCAAACGGGGTATTCAATGGGCAGTCAATTACGCCAAGAACCTGCACGGTGGAAATAGCCACTCTCACACAGCAAATTACGAAATTGCAGTCGCAGTCCTGCTGCTGGCCGCAGTCGACCCAGTCCACTATCGCCCTGAACTGGAAACACTTCAGGAATATCTGATGTCGGTCCAGTTGCCCAATGGCCCGTTTGATTATCCCGGCGAAAAGTCTGGTGACGTCTCGCAAACTCAGTACGTCATGTTGGCGATCTGGACACTCGACCGCATCGGCATTCCGCTGGAATACGACCGGGTTGTGGCTTGTTTGCAATGGTTGTTGCGGGTCCAAGACATTGACGGAGCCTGGCCTTATAAGGGAGTCGACCCTGGTGTTGGGCGTCCCAACATCCGCCAAACTCAGTCTGTCGGTTACTCAATGGGACTAGCCGGTGGCAGCAGCATTTTAATCGCCGGTGACGCTTTGCGATTGTGGGGCGACACGGGTACAGACCAAGATGATCCTGGCATTGTCGGACTTCCCGAGGCCATCAAGCTATTCATCGAAGACTCAAACCAGAACAGACGCCAAAAGGTCAAAATTTCCCAAGAACCGGTCAAGCGATCGATCAATTTCCTAGAGCAGTGGTTAGCGAAAAATCCGTATAAACGCGGTGGCATGGATTGGTATTACTACATCATCTACACCACCGAGCGATACGAAAGCTTCATCGAAATTTCGCAAGGCTCAGCCAAGGACCCAAGCCCGGCTTGGTACAACACGATCGTTGAACAACTACGCGGTTACCAAAGCCCCGAAGGTGGCTGGAAAGATCGATCACACTCGCAACCAGCGCAAAGCACTGCGTTCGCTCTCTTGTTTCTGATTCGCAGCACCCAAAAAACCATCTTCTCGATGAGTGCCGGTACTCTCGAAGGCGGCTATGGATTGCCCAAAGACACGACCAACATCCGCGTCGACGGGACTCAAATCAAAGGCAAAGCCATTGCTTCGCAGGTCACGGACTTGTTGAAGATTCTGGAATCTGACGACACGAGTGAAACCGAGGGCAAATCGCTGCCCGATGACTTGGAACTTGACCCCACACCAGCAGGACGTCGCGCTCAATTGGACCGCTTGGAACGATTGGTTCGCGGCAGCAAGTCTTGGCAAGCGCGGCGGGTGGCTGCCAAGTTGCTGGGCAAGAGCGACGAGCTGCGGGTCGCTCCGGCGTTGATCTTTGCACTTAGTGACCCCGATAAACCGACTCGCCGTTTCGCCCGCGACGGTTTGCGCTTCATCAGCCGCAAATTCGAAGGATTCGGGATGCCCGATGATCCGACGGAAACCGAAACGGACCAAGCCCAAGATGCGTGGCGCGCCTGGTACCGAACGGTGGACCCAACTTTCGTGTTTTTGGATTACGATCTATAAGCCGCGGCGATTGACGCTCTTTCCGTTAACCCTTTTCATCTTTCCTTTTCTAACTCGCTTTGTTTTTGGGCTGCTGCCATGGCTTCGGTTGAAGATCCCGATCAAGACGCGTCTAAAATGACGCACGCGCAGACGCATAGCGACCACAGCACTCGTGACGCAGAACGAGAAAAGTTTCGCATCAGCCGGTTTGACGTGCTGACGTCATTTTTCATGGCTTTGATGCTGTTTATCGGCGTGTTCGTGTTCATGCTGTTCGTGATTTGGTTGACCAGTCGCTGGACGTTCGCGCCGCTCGCGATCGCTCCGATCATCGAAAATCCCGCCGGTCGCGGTGACAACGCCGAAGGTTTTGAACGCGACTTTGAACCACCTGGGGCCGAAGAAGTCGAAGAACTGCTGGAACCGACACTTCAAGACACGATCGAAGCCGTCACGGACGCGGTCAGCAGTGTGGCTGCGTCGCTGACCACAAATGACACGGCCGCGACGGCCACGACATCGGGTACGGGCGCCGGCGACTCGCGTCCGCCAGGTCCCGAAGGCGAAGGTGAAGACATCATTCCTCGATTCGAACGATGGCAACTCAACTTCACCGCCCGCGACATTCCCTCGTACGCCAAGCAGTTGGATTTCTACAACATCGAGCTCGGCGCAATCGGCGGCAGTAAACAAGGCGTGGATGCGGTCAACAACTTAGCCAGCAAGCCAACCGCCCGATTAATTGTCGACACCGAATCGGAAAAACGGCTGTACTTCATGTTTAAGACGCCAAGCCCGCTGATGCAGTTTGACTTGTCACTTTTGAATGCCGCGGGCGTTCAAACCCAAGGACGTACGCCGCTGAAGTTCATACCGACCGAACTTGAGAATAAACTGGCTTTCATCGAACTGGAATATTCCAAGGCAAAGGGACACCCGTCGGTCACTGAGATCGCCAAAACCGTTTTCGAAAGCAAATCCGCCGGTGGCAACTTTGAATTCGAAGTCACGAGCCAACGATATCGCAAGCCAAAGAAATAACGTTTCTTCCGCTGCAAACCAACTCTTCACGATTTAGATTCACCCGAAGGACCCGACCGCTGATGCTACTCGCCGAAATTTCTCTATTCGAGATCATCTCCAACGCGACCTATTTCGCACTGGCCGCCGCCGCGCTGTGGGGACTGTATTGCATCGTTGTCGTTTGGACTCGCGTGGGTCAAAAACGATTCAAGTCCGAAGAAGAACAAGATGTCTTCATGGACGACATCGAACAAATGCTAACCACCGGCGATTTGGATGGAGTCATCGAGTACTGCGAAGGCGACACTCGCGCCATCCCCCAAATCGCTGAAATGGCCTGCCAACACCGCGAACTTGGCTACAAGAAAGCTCGTACTTACGTCATGGACCGTTTCCAGCGGGACGTGATGAGCGACGTCGAGTATCGCTTGTCATGGGTCAGCACGATGATCAAGAGCGCGCCGATGATCGGATTGTTCGGAACGGTTTTCGGGATGATGGGAGCGTTCCAAACGCTAGCCACGGCTGAATCGGTCGAACCATCGCTGCTGGCTAGCGACATCAACATCGCACTGCGAACGACCGCCTGCGGTTTGGCCATTGCGATCCCGTTGATGATCTTGGTCGCAAGCGTCAACATTCGAATCTCGAAAATGGAAGACCTTGTCGGCGCCGGTTTGGCACGTTTCATGGCAGCGTTCCGCGAAGGGCTCGAGGCCAAACCTCAGTCTCGTCCATCGGCCGGACAAACCAACGAAGCAGTCGCCGTCCAAGCCCCCAATCGCTAAGGCATCCCAATGAGTACTGACCTTGACGATGCGGTTGACGACGCCGAAGACGATTTCGCGCTGCCGAGAAAGAAACGCGACGACGATGAGATGGACATCACACCGATGATTGACATCACGTTTCTGCTGCTGATCTTTTTTGTGGTCTGTTCAACGATGGACCCCACAAAAATCGGAACGATTCCGGAAGCCGAAAATGGTCTTGCGATCGCTGCAAAGAACTCGGCCGTGATCTTCATCAACCCAGGATCTGGGGATGAAGTGATCCTGTCCAAAATGGACGGTACCGAACTGAGCCGCGACGAAGACGCCCAGGCGTCCGAAATCATCGAATACATCACCGGCGAAATGGAAAAAGCGAGTGGCGCCAGTAAGCAGCAAGTGATGCTGTTCGGCGACTCGAACGTCAAAGTTGGCCAAGTCACTCGCATTCAAAAGATCATCGGCGACGCGTTCGAAGACATTGATTCAACCTACATCGCCGTCAAAGAAAACTAACCGCTGGTGGTTGTTGTCACCCAAAGCTGATCTCAAGCACCGCCCACGTCCATCACAGGTTTTTCGAAACCTGACCTCCTCAAACCTGTCACGCATT comes from the Rubripirellula reticaptiva genome and includes:
- a CDS encoding transporter, which translates into the protein MRLRCAAAAACLLFWGTPASADHPNRKSLADKHAPAGIVGDHLHSKGEWMVEYKYMVMSMEDNRIGENSISGQDALGPAGPPPGIVVNGIRTNAGAAPTQMTMEMHMAHVMYGLNDDVTLYTMAMLPSLTMDHIRGDGNPAGRGGDFTTHNSGFGDTSIGALLRLYSTDSQDFIFNLGCSVPTGDIYRESTAPTAGLVSQPLPYPMRLGSGTFNARPGMTWKYYRDWWSGGVQFQTDLPIGRNYRGYSVSDEFRLNSWTSVLLTENWSVSLRGEHLWRTNYDGADSATPDMLISTNVESFRGGYWYNLGLGTQIMAAGHYFNLEFVPTIAQDLEGIQLETDYSVIASWSKAW
- the dusB gene encoding tRNA dihydrouridine synthase DusB, giving the protein MPSFPPPPLRIGDLVVDPPILQAPMAGFTNAAFRHIVRQFGGAGLLATEMVNARGFVWLDENDAEHPDRLWGVADEPRPLAVQIWDNDPETMAKVGRRLTEEYKVSVVDINFGCPVRQVTEKAHSGSYLLREPNRMSAIISQLVKACTPTPVTAKIRLGCSRTQINCNEIARVVEEAGAAALTVHGRTAADMFTGNADWDRISEIKAHLKHIPLIGNGDLDSAEKVVAAFKNYNVDGVMIARACLGRPWLFAQAAAALRGEPVPPEPTIAQQRDVMIDHYQLVVDRFGEDKGTVLMRKYACCYAQGKRGARFFRTHVAKVSTAEEFYNVVDEYFPNAEVATT
- the mscL gene encoding large-conductance mechanosensitive channel protein MscL, which encodes MGMLKEFREFAMRGSVVDLAVGVVIGAAFGKIVSSFVANIVMPPLNLLTAKYGVNFSEMAYTVKTESPKLLPDGTVEKAADGSPVMAMQDYPILNYGPFIQTVVDFLLVAAAIFVAVKVMNSVKARYEKKQAEEVKEPSEDVLLLREIRDSLKKS
- a CDS encoding alkaline phosphatase family protein, translating into MSRVCIINVVGLTPRLLEHAPRIRAIGSGSAWQSPLPAVTCTSQATMLTGLAPRDHGIVGNGWYYRDTQEIRFWQQANSLVQGPMFYDGIETAKMFWWFNQSSGVKYSATPKPHYGCDGSKAFDILDHTGCELTKKLGPFPFFSFWGPNAGLPSSDWIADATAIVMREKRPALTLAYLPHLDYDFQRLPVHDPARVAEVDAAAGRIIDAANEIGATPIVVSEYGLVPVSRPVSINRVLREAGWLGIRGGPFGEMMIPGESAAFAVADHQLAHVYVRDPAMIGDVRDRLQATPGVSQVVAPEQLELDHPRSGELIALAEPDAWFTYYYWLDDHMAPDFARTVDIHRKPGYDPCELFATSKLRAVARVAQKKLGFRYKMDVIPLDPSLVRGSHGTRPDNPEDGPVVVGTGILPTSMQDFSDYVRQMF
- a CDS encoding alanine/glycine:cation symporter family protein; the protein is MPTLSRLSLRASCLAVPVLAVFLLPAVTLAQSDSPTDPGADVAQVSEVVGDALESEDPGSVSELEASDQSELPVTLSKQIDNAFGTYVVGPTAAVIFYGFGSETWLGTKIPFVVVWLLFGAIFLTLKMGFINFRAFRHAIDLTRGAYDNPDEPGEVSHFQALAAALSATVGLGNIAGVAIAIGTGGPGATLWIIMIGFLGMTSKFAECTLGQLYRVTDTDGHVLGGPMRYLRTGLADVGYAGLGRILAVVFMLLCIGASFGGGNAFQIGQSLEAIRGDIPILQTHPVVYGLLMAFLVGIVIVGGIKSIGAVAGKVVPFMCLAYVMAALYILAKNYAAVPSAVVLIVTEAFTPQAAYGGFLGVLVIGIKRAVFSNEAGVGSAAIVHSAAKTDEPVSEGIVALLEPFIDTVVVCTITALVVVVTGAYNAPELGAAIEADQGAKITLYAFANGGHAWFRYILYFAVVLFAYSTCISWSYYGERCWVELFGERTSVIYKLLFLLFTVLGSVITRGNILDFSDLMILGMSFPNLLGVFLLSGVVKRQLDSYWKRYKSGEIKRVDVPKS
- a CDS encoding MotA/TolQ/ExbB proton channel family protein; protein product: MLLAEISLFEIISNATYFALAAAALWGLYCIVVVWTRVGQKRFKSEEEQDVFMDDIEQMLTTGDLDGVIEYCEGDTRAIPQIAEMACQHRELGYKKARTYVMDRFQRDVMSDVEYRLSWVSTMIKSAPMIGLFGTVFGMMGAFQTLATAESVEPSLLASDINIALRTTACGLAIAIPLMILVASVNIRISKMEDLVGAGLARFMAAFREGLEAKPQSRPSAGQTNEAVAVQAPNR
- a CDS encoding ExbD/TolR family protein, whose amino-acid sequence is MSTDLDDAVDDAEDDFALPRKKRDDDEMDITPMIDITFLLLIFFVVCSTMDPTKIGTIPEAENGLAIAAKNSAVIFINPGSGDEVILSKMDGTELSRDEDAQASEIIEYITGEMEKASGASKQQVMLFGDSNVKVGQVTRIQKIIGDAFEDIDSTYIAVKEN